From Gemmatimonadota bacterium, the proteins below share one genomic window:
- a CDS encoding M3 family metallopeptidase, producing the protein MEHNPLLNWDDLPLFDQIETQHIEPGIRTLLEGCEEAVSRLEATTPRTWRELMDPLEKIEDDLGRIWGIVSHLHGVKNSPELREVYDPLLAEVVKFSNRLGQSKPLYQACCALRDSDEARRFDPAQHRILESAIREAELNGVGLDDADRERYNEISQRLAELSTKFSNNVLDATKAFKIKLTEAGQTEGLPETLLELAADTARQEGHEQATAADGPWILTLDYPSFMPFMQHSKRRDLRESLYRAFISKASDGQWDNRDVAREIIALRIEKCGLLGFDTFAELSLSRKMAPGARSVRRLLDELRAAGRGAAERDMEALKALAGVDGDDEDDELKHWDVPYWSERLREARYDLKDEELRPYFPLPRVLNGLFELTERLFGVRLEEATGEAPVWHEDVQFFRVFGDRGESIAAFYLDPYSRPTEKQGGAWMDTLVGRSAVMASTGQAARLPVAYMICNQGKPVGGKPSLMTFREVETLFHEFGHALQHMLTTIDYGMASGISNVEWDAVEIASQFMENWCYDRGTLKGLARHYETDEPLPDEIIDRLLGARTFREGSNTLRQVNFGLLDMELHEHFDPDGTDTILDVQRRIDAETLILPSLEEDRFFCSFSHIFAGGYAAGYYSYKWSEVLSADAFSAFEEAGLENEGETRRLGRRFRDTVLALGGSRHPMDVFRDFRGREPTTEALLRQGGLLEAGVDDGSEAGTAIS; encoded by the coding sequence ATGGAACACAATCCACTGTTGAACTGGGACGATCTCCCCCTCTTCGACCAGATCGAGACCCAACATATCGAACCGGGTATCCGCACCCTGCTCGAGGGCTGCGAAGAGGCCGTGTCCCGGCTTGAGGCGACCACGCCGCGCACCTGGCGCGAGTTGATGGATCCGCTTGAGAAAATCGAGGATGACCTGGGCCGTATCTGGGGCATCGTGTCCCACCTGCACGGGGTGAAGAACTCGCCCGAATTGCGGGAAGTGTACGATCCCCTGCTCGCGGAAGTGGTCAAGTTCAGCAATCGGCTCGGCCAGAGCAAACCTCTGTACCAGGCCTGTTGCGCCTTGCGGGACAGCGACGAGGCGCGGCGTTTCGATCCCGCCCAGCACAGGATTCTGGAGTCGGCCATACGCGAGGCTGAGCTGAACGGCGTGGGGCTGGACGACGCGGACAGGGAACGCTATAACGAGATCAGCCAGCGGCTGGCGGAATTGAGCACGAAGTTCTCCAACAACGTCCTCGACGCCACAAAGGCATTCAAGATAAAGCTCACAGAGGCCGGACAAACCGAAGGCCTTCCCGAAACCCTGCTCGAACTGGCCGCGGATACGGCCCGGCAGGAGGGACACGAGCAGGCCACGGCAGCGGACGGGCCATGGATCCTCACGCTGGACTATCCGAGTTTCATGCCCTTCATGCAGCACAGCAAGCGCCGGGACCTGAGGGAAAGCCTGTACCGCGCCTTCATTTCCAAGGCGTCGGACGGCCAGTGGGACAACAGAGATGTCGCCAGGGAGATCATCGCTCTGAGAATCGAAAAGTGCGGACTGCTCGGGTTCGATACCTTCGCGGAGTTGAGTCTCAGCCGGAAGATGGCGCCGGGTGCGAGATCGGTACGGCGTCTGCTCGACGAATTGCGCGCGGCGGGCCGCGGCGCCGCCGAGCGGGACATGGAAGCGTTGAAGGCGCTGGCCGGAGTGGACGGTGACGACGAGGATGACGAACTCAAGCACTGGGACGTCCCCTACTGGTCGGAACGGCTTCGCGAGGCGCGTTACGACCTGAAGGACGAAGAATTGAGACCCTATTTCCCGCTGCCTCGCGTGCTGAACGGATTGTTCGAACTGACCGAACGGCTTTTCGGCGTGCGCTTGGAAGAGGCGACCGGCGAGGCGCCCGTCTGGCACGAGGACGTCCAGTTCTTCCGGGTGTTCGGCGACCGGGGCGAGTCCATAGCAGCCTTCTACCTGGATCCGTACAGCCGTCCCACAGAGAAGCAGGGCGGTGCGTGGATGGATACGCTTGTGGGCAGAAGCGCGGTCATGGCTTCGACCGGACAGGCCGCCCGGCTGCCCGTGGCCTACATGATCTGCAACCAGGGCAAGCCCGTCGGCGGCAAACCCTCTCTCATGACCTTCCGCGAAGTGGAAACCCTGTTCCACGAGTTCGGCCACGCGCTCCAGCATATGCTGACCACCATCGACTACGGCATGGCGTCCGGGATATCCAACGTGGAATGGGACGCGGTGGAGATCGCCAGCCAGTTTATGGAAAACTGGTGTTACGACCGGGGGACGCTGAAAGGTCTGGCGCGTCACTACGAGACGGACGAACCGCTTCCCGATGAAATCATCGACCGCCTGCTCGGCGCCAGGACCTTCCGGGAGGGCAGCAACACGCTCAGGCAGGTCAACTTCGGCCTGCTCGACATGGAACTGCACGAGCATTTCGATCCCGATGGAACGGATACGATCCTGGACGTGCAGCGCCGGATCGACGCGGAGACGCTAATCCTGCCCTCGCTTGAAGAAGACCGGTTCTTCTGTTCGTTCTCCCACATTTTCGCCGGTGGATACGCCGCGGGGTACTACAGCTACAAGTGGTCGGAAGTGCTCAGCGCGGACGCCTTCTCCGCCTTCGAGGAGGCAGGGCTGGAGAACGAAGGAGAGACGCGGCGCCTGGGCAGGCGGTTCCGCGATACCGTTCTTGCCCTCGGCGGCAGCCGGCATCCCATGGACGTCTTCAGGGACTTCCGTGGAAGGGAACCGACCACGGAGGCCTTGCTTCGGCAAGGCGGCCTGCTGGAAGCGGGTGTGGATGATGGTTCCGAAGCAGGTACGGCGATATCCTGA
- a CDS encoding alpha-hydroxy acid oxidase: MTEKRFKRRLQRYPAVSDLRRLTRKRLPHIAWEYLDCGTGDERAVARNVERMAEVTLAPVFMKGELKPDLTTTLFDRTYSVPFGMAPVGLTGLMWPRAEFILAASAAKYRFPYCLSTVATRSPEEIGPVVGDMGWFQLYPPRRREVRDDLLKRAMDAGFHTLAVTADVPMGSRRERTSRAGLETPPRITAEFVYEALIHPTWTIQTLLAGLPRLRAIEKYADSKQMGEVANYVGQELGGTLDWDYISEVRDLWDGPVIVKGIMHPDDAERAIATGVEGIQVSNHGARQFDGTLAAIDALPPIVHQVNGRARILFDSGVRTGLDIIRALSLGADFVLLGRAFMYGVGAFGKTGGDHAFEILKADLEVNMVNLGCAAVDEIPAPVRPETA; encoded by the coding sequence ATGACTGAAAAGCGATTCAAACGGCGGCTGCAACGGTACCCCGCGGTGAGCGACCTGCGAAGGCTGACGCGCAAGAGACTGCCACACATCGCCTGGGAATACCTCGACTGCGGCACGGGCGACGAACGGGCCGTGGCGAGGAACGTGGAACGCATGGCGGAGGTCACGCTCGCGCCGGTTTTCATGAAGGGCGAACTGAAACCCGATCTGACTACGACGCTGTTCGACCGGACCTACAGCGTGCCCTTCGGCATGGCGCCGGTGGGACTCACCGGGCTCATGTGGCCCCGGGCCGAGTTCATCCTGGCCGCGTCGGCCGCGAAATACCGCTTCCCCTACTGCCTCAGCACAGTAGCTACCCGATCGCCGGAAGAGATCGGCCCCGTCGTCGGTGATATGGGCTGGTTCCAGCTCTATCCGCCCCGGCGGCGGGAAGTTCGCGACGATCTTCTGAAGCGCGCGATGGACGCGGGATTCCATACACTCGCGGTGACGGCGGACGTGCCCATGGGCAGCCGGAGGGAACGGACCAGCCGCGCGGGTCTGGAAACACCGCCGCGGATCACGGCCGAGTTCGTGTACGAAGCGCTGATTCATCCCACCTGGACGATACAGACCCTGCTCGCAGGCCTGCCCAGGCTCAGGGCGATCGAAAAGTACGCCGATTCGAAGCAGATGGGCGAGGTGGCGAATTACGTCGGCCAGGAACTGGGCGGCACCCTCGACTGGGACTATATCAGCGAGGTTCGCGATCTCTGGGACGGACCGGTAATCGTGAAGGGTATTATGCACCCCGATGACGCGGAGCGGGCAATAGCGACCGGTGTGGAGGGCATACAGGTATCGAACCACGGTGCGCGGCAGTTCGACGGCACGCTAGCCGCCATAGACGCGCTGCCGCCCATCGTCCACCAGGTCAACGGAAGGGCCCGCATCCTGTTCGACAGCGGGGTGCGCACCGGACTGGACATCATCCGGGCCCTCTCGCTGGGCGCCGATTTCGTGCTGCTCGGAAGGGCCTTCATGTACGGCGTAGGCGCCTTCGGCAAGACGGGCGGCGATCACGCCTTCGAGATCCTCAAGGCCGACCTCGAAGTCAACATGGTCAACCTGGGGTGTGCCGCGGTGGACGAGATCCCCGCTCCGGTCCGGCCAGAGACCGCGTAG